A single region of the Halobacterium wangiae genome encodes:
- a CDS encoding nucleoside phosphorylase, translating into MAKQPHLLVEEGDVHDIALIPGDPGRVDRIASHCDDSEVVAENREYKVVNATYDGVDLTISSTGIGCPSAAIAVEELARVGVETFIRVGTIGGLQEHVEIGDMIVATGAAKEEGTSKRYESEVYPAVPDYDVLTSLVDASEANDEEVHVGPIVSDDAFYNESDEYVADWNDAGLLAIEMEAATVFSLARRRGLSAGAICTVDGNLVAGTQKGADSDDELPDKAKNNVARAIDIALDAVVDLA; encoded by the coding sequence ATGGCAAAACAGCCCCACCTGCTCGTCGAGGAGGGTGACGTCCACGACATCGCGCTGATTCCCGGCGACCCGGGTCGCGTCGACCGCATCGCCAGCCACTGCGACGACAGCGAGGTCGTCGCGGAGAACCGCGAGTACAAGGTCGTCAACGCCACCTACGACGGCGTCGACCTCACCATCAGCTCCACCGGCATCGGCTGCCCGTCGGCCGCCATCGCCGTCGAGGAACTCGCGCGCGTCGGCGTCGAGACGTTCATCCGCGTCGGCACCATCGGCGGCCTCCAGGAGCACGTCGAGATCGGGGACATGATCGTCGCCACCGGCGCCGCCAAGGAGGAGGGGACGAGCAAGCGCTACGAGTCCGAAGTGTATCCGGCCGTCCCGGACTACGACGTCCTCACGAGTCTCGTCGACGCCTCGGAAGCCAACGACGAGGAGGTGCACGTCGGCCCCATCGTCAGCGACGACGCGTTCTACAACGAGAGCGACGAGTACGTCGCGGACTGGAACGACGCCGGCCTGCTCGCCATCGAGATGGAGGCCGCCACCGTCTTCTCGCTGGCGCGCCGACGCGGCCTCAGCGCGGGCGCCATCTGTACCGTCGACGGAAACCTCGTCGCGGGCACCCAGAAGGGCGCCGACTCCGACGACGAACTCCCGGACAAGGCCAAGAACAACGTCGCGCGCGCCATCGACATCGCACTCGACGCGGTCGTCGACCTCGCGTAA